A region of the Flavobacteriaceae bacterium MAR_2010_188 genome:
TGCAATCGTTGGTTCTATGTATGCGGCAGGTTACAGCGGTAAGCAGCTAGACAGTATTTTTGAAAATGTACAAATAGAACAAATAGTAAACGACAACATCCCGAGAAGCGCAAAAACTTTCTACGAGCGCGATAATTCTGAAAAATATTCGATTACCCTTCCCTTTAACGGATTTCAATTAAAATTGCCCTCGGCACTTTCGAGAGGACAAAACGTTTATAGCTTACTCACAAAATTGACGCTTCACGTTAAATCGATAGATACTTTTGAAGATTTGCCCATTCCGTTCTTCTGTATGGCAACCGACATTGAAACTGGAGAGGCAGTGCTTTTAGATAAGGGAAATCTAGCATTGGCGGTTAGGGCAAGTGGTTCTATACCTTCTTTATTTCAACCTGTAAGAGTAGGAGATAGAGTTTTGGTAGATGGTGGAGTCGTTAATAATTATCCGGTCGATGAACTTATAGCCAAGGGAATGGATATCATTATCGGAGTCGATGTACAAGATGGCTTGGCGACCATAGAAGAAATGGAATCTGCCCCCGATTTGTTAGTGCAGGTAAACAACTTCAGGACAATTGACGCCATGAAGGAAAAAGAAAAAAAGACCGATATCTACATTAAACCAGATATTACGGATTATTCTGTGATTTCTTTTGGCAAAGGCAGCAAGATTATAGAAAGCGGGGCCGTTGCGGCTCGGAAGGTAATTTCAGAACTCACTTCATTACCAACTTACGAACCTCCTTATAGCAGGAACAAAGTTAATATTGCTTCTAACGATAGCATAGCCTTCAACTCTATAGAAATTACTGGGAATAATAGATATAGCCGAGCTTATATCCTCGGAAAACTAAAGGTGAAAATAGGTGAATACATCCACTATGATGATTTCAACACTGGCATAAACAACCTTGTTGCAACCAATAATTTTGACAATCTTTTTTATGACCTTCAAAAATCTGGCGACTCCCCAACCTATGATTTAAGTATAACTGTTAAGGAAAGTGAGATAAGAACACTTTTAAAATTTGGATTGCATTATGATGACCTATATAAAAGTGCGGCACTGGTAAACCTTACGAAAAAACGTCTTTTGTTCAATAATGATATTTTGTCTTTGGACATGATTCTTGGAGACAACGTTCGGTATGATTTCAGTTATTTAATCGATAAAGGATTTTATTGGAGCATCGGTTTAAAGTCTAGGTTTAATCAGTTTACCAAGAATGTAAATCCGGAAATTCTTCCTGATTCTGACCAAGTTATTCCCGATGATGTAAATTTTATTGAGATTGATTACCAAGATCAAACCAACCAGTTTTATCTGCAGACACTATTTAGGAAGGACTTTGCTTTTAGTTTAGGAGCCGAACATAAACGATTACGGATACAATCTGAAACTATTTCTTTTAGCGAAGAGCAAAGGGAAGTAACTTTTGAAAATACCGATTACTTCAGTGCATTCGGAAATTTAAAACTAGACACATATAACAGTAAATATTTTCCAAAACGCGGAGTTTACTTTAATGGCGACTTTCATATTTATTTGTTGTCCTCTGACTTTAACAGCGATTTTTCACAATTTTCGATAGCAAAGGCAGATATAGGATATGCATTTTGCATCACTGACCAATTTTCGGTGAATCTAACG
Encoded here:
- a CDS encoding NTE family protein — translated: MNKKVILLVSILLIGNYFFAQENTDKSKPKIGLVLSGGGAKGFAHIGVLKVLDSLDIKIDYIAGTSMGAIVGSMYAAGYSGKQLDSIFENVQIEQIVNDNIPRSAKTFYERDNSEKYSITLPFNGFQLKLPSALSRGQNVYSLLTKLTLHVKSIDTFEDLPIPFFCMATDIETGEAVLLDKGNLALAVRASGSIPSLFQPVRVGDRVLVDGGVVNNYPVDELIAKGMDIIIGVDVQDGLATIEEMESAPDLLVQVNNFRTIDAMKEKEKKTDIYIKPDITDYSVISFGKGSKIIESGAVAARKVISELTSLPTYEPPYSRNKVNIASNDSIAFNSIEITGNNRYSRAYILGKLKVKIGEYIHYDDFNTGINNLVATNNFDNLFYDLQKSGDSPTYDLSITVKESEIRTLLKFGLHYDDLYKSAALVNLTKKRLLFNNDILSLDMILGDNVRYDFSYLIDKGFYWSIGLKSRFNQFTKNVNPEILPDSDQVIPDDVNFIEIDYQDQTNQFYLQTLFRKDFAFSLGAEHKRLRIQSETISFSEEQREVTFENTDYFSAFGNLKLDTYNSKYFPKRGVYFNGDFHIYLLSSDFNSDFSQFSIAKADIGYAFCITDQFSVNLTSQGGFRVGDDSTPSLNFALGGYGNNFINNFISFYGREHISLIGNSFVKGGLSLDYELFPKNHIQFIANYANIENDIFETGEWLTLPDYSGYAFGYGLETFLGPVQAQYTWSPETKNSIWLFTLGFWF